Below is a window of Haloterrigena alkaliphila DNA.
TCGTCTTCTTCGTGCCGGGGTGACGGGTCATGATCATCACCCGCTCGGAGAGGTAGACCGCCTCCTCGACGTCGTGAGTGATGAAGATCACCGTCTTCTCGAGGTCGCGCCAGATATCGAGCAGGTGATCCTGCAGCGACTCCCGGAGCGGCTGGTCGAGCGCGCCGAAGGGTTCGTCCATCAGGAGGATCTTGGGATCGTACGCGAGCGTCCGCGCGAGCGCGACCCGCTGTTTCATCCCGCCCGACAGCTCCTTGGGATACTTGTCCTCGAACCCGTCGAGGTCCATCATGTCGATGAACTTTTGGGCGGTGTCGCGACGCTCGGACTTGCCGACGTCCTGTTGTTCGAGTCCGTACTCGACGTTTCCCATAACTGTCCGCCACGGGAACAGTGCGTAGTCCTGAAAGACGACGCCACGGTCCGTTCCCGGCCCGCTGATCGGTTGATCGTCGACGCTGATCGTCCCGCTGGTCTCCTCGAGGAAGCCGGCGATCAGGTACAGCAGCGTACTCTTCCCGCACCCGCTGGGCCCCACCACGCTGAGGAAC
It encodes the following:
- a CDS encoding ABC transporter ATP-binding protein, whose product is MVEGHVTISNLEKVYESGGERTKAIEDLSLEVPSGEFLSVVGPSGCGKSTLLYLIAGFLEETSGTISVDDQPISGPGTDRGVVFQDYALFPWRTVMGNVEYGLEQQDVGKSERRDTAQKFIDMMDLDGFEDKYPKELSGGMKQRVALARTLAYDPKILLMDEPFGALDQPLRESLQDHLLDIWRDLEKTVIFITHDVEEAVYLSERVMIMTRHPGTKKTTVEIDVDRTRSREEIIMSDEYTATKNDVWQSLREETDTTPRAQH